In Geopsychrobacter electrodiphilus DSM 16401, a single window of DNA contains:
- a CDS encoding TolC family protein has protein sequence MRLIHKGVFSLVLVLLSACASYRPQPLTQAAVQARLKHPDMAELRILASEIKHPILHPVALNPEEGLSPDGAAVLAVLLNPALRALRDQKAVANAQLLEAGLLPNPELSYSLDLPTGNRAGRGNAFGLGLNWNVSALISRAARRGSAREHDAAIALDIAWQEWQVAQGAKSAVYRLVSLQAQEALAEQSAQHLATTLTRLQHAVAAGSLTSSTLRPAQAAWRQANATRLELSQKTAQQLLQLKRLLGLPSTSKLHLQQEISLPSRIELPAETALLKDLEQRRLDLLALRRGYASQEAAVHAAILNQFPQISIGPTLSRDADNLRTTGFSLNLSLPIFNRNQGQIALERATRQRLLDEYTNRVFEAGSDIGLLLSGIHFINEQITQAQADATDLDCQRQLSRSALAAGLTDRVSADLIWNAHIRAQMKMFALRGDLAQALVALQLASGFYAIPLAATPPTGAAPSWINEGKAL, from the coding sequence ATGAGACTTATCCACAAGGGCGTGTTTAGCCTGGTCCTGGTTTTACTCAGTGCCTGCGCCAGCTATCGGCCACAGCCCCTCACACAGGCCGCGGTCCAGGCCAGGCTGAAGCACCCGGATATGGCAGAGCTGCGGATTCTCGCCAGTGAGATTAAACACCCCATTCTTCACCCGGTGGCGTTAAACCCTGAAGAGGGTCTTTCCCCCGATGGCGCCGCGGTGCTCGCGGTCCTGCTGAATCCCGCCCTGCGCGCCCTGCGCGACCAGAAAGCCGTAGCCAACGCCCAACTGCTTGAGGCCGGACTGCTGCCCAATCCCGAACTCTCCTACAGTCTCGATCTACCGACGGGGAACCGGGCCGGACGCGGCAACGCTTTCGGGCTGGGGTTGAATTGGAATGTTTCCGCGCTGATCTCGCGCGCCGCCCGCAGGGGCAGCGCACGGGAGCATGATGCTGCCATCGCCCTGGATATTGCCTGGCAGGAGTGGCAGGTTGCGCAAGGGGCTAAATCCGCCGTCTATCGGCTGGTGAGTTTGCAGGCGCAGGAGGCGCTTGCTGAGCAGTCCGCACAACATCTGGCGACAACCCTGACGCGTCTCCAACATGCCGTTGCGGCTGGTTCTTTGACGTCCAGCACCCTGCGTCCGGCCCAGGCGGCCTGGAGGCAGGCCAACGCAACCCGGCTCGAGCTCAGCCAGAAGACCGCGCAACAGCTGTTACAACTCAAACGCTTGCTGGGGCTGCCGAGTACCAGCAAACTGCATCTGCAGCAGGAAATTTCTCTGCCCTCCCGAATTGAACTGCCCGCTGAAACAGCCCTGCTCAAAGATCTGGAACAGCGGCGTCTGGATCTGCTTGCCCTGCGGCGCGGTTATGCCAGTCAGGAGGCGGCAGTTCATGCGGCCATCCTGAACCAGTTCCCACAGATCAGCATCGGGCCGACGCTGAGTCGCGATGCGGACAACCTGCGGACAACGGGATTCAGCCTCAACCTCAGCCTGCCGATTTTCAATCGCAATCAGGGCCAGATTGCCCTGGAGCGTGCGACCCGGCAGAGACTGTTGGATGAATACACCAACCGGGTCTTCGAAGCCGGTTCGGACATCGGTCTACTCTTATCTGGAATCCACTTTATCAACGAACAGATCACTCAGGCCCAGGCGGACGCGACCGATCTTGATTGCCAACGGCAACTGTCCCGCTCGGCGCTTGCCGCAGGGCTAACCGACCGGGTTTCTGCTGACCTGATCTGGAACGCACATATCAGGGCACAGATGAAAATGTTCGCCCTGCGAGGCGACCTGGCCCAGGCGCTTGTCGCCCTTCAGCTGGCTTCCGGTTTCTATGCAATCCCGCTCGCCGCAACTCCGCCAACCGGAGCCGCGCCGAGCTGGATCAACGAAGGAAAAGCCTTATGA
- a CDS encoding efflux RND transporter periplasmic adaptor subunit: protein MRFTPTLRVMMAILCGALLLPLSAIQTCAAPQTSSATGDTASAGPQLMTLARPELRTFIQQIPWIGRVETKVSVKLSAPLAGQIATISVEDQARVKKGQLLVTLGGFQVEGERARLTAEVESLHTQLELAQQTRKRLKESLQAQLATKDQLAAALRTQVQLETRWHEALTQQKLFEKKILITAPTNGIFTQRRVSLGQQVKAGEVIADVIDLDQLRVLAFITPAAGVELRGREARLQPDQMQPALRGVVQAVLPQASATGALQIWIEGPQINRLLRPDQTVAGTVTIATGTQALAVPQSAIIYDAEENPLIFVQKNQTFVPQYVQLGQVQNGWVEVLSGLSADQTLVTEGGYELFYRQFNKQFKVAD from the coding sequence ATGAGGTTCACACCCACGCTCCGCGTTATGATGGCAATACTGTGCGGCGCTCTGCTTCTGCCCCTCTCTGCCATTCAGACCTGCGCGGCGCCGCAGACATCCTCTGCCACCGGCGATACTGCGTCTGCCGGACCGCAGCTGATGACCCTGGCACGCCCCGAACTGCGCACATTTATTCAGCAGATTCCCTGGATCGGCCGCGTCGAGACCAAGGTTTCGGTGAAACTGAGCGCGCCCCTGGCTGGCCAGATCGCGACGATCAGCGTTGAGGATCAGGCCCGGGTTAAAAAAGGCCAGCTGCTGGTGACACTCGGTGGTTTTCAGGTGGAAGGGGAGCGCGCCCGACTGACGGCTGAGGTTGAATCCCTGCACACCCAGCTTGAACTGGCGCAGCAGACCCGGAAACGGCTCAAGGAGAGTCTGCAGGCACAACTGGCGACAAAAGATCAGCTGGCCGCAGCTCTGAGGACACAGGTGCAACTTGAAACACGCTGGCATGAAGCGCTCACGCAGCAGAAACTCTTTGAGAAAAAAATTCTCATCACCGCCCCCACAAATGGAATTTTCACGCAACGGCGGGTCAGTTTGGGGCAACAGGTGAAGGCCGGTGAGGTGATCGCTGACGTCATCGACCTGGATCAGCTGCGTGTCCTGGCCTTCATTACGCCAGCGGCAGGTGTTGAGCTGCGGGGCAGAGAGGCTCGGCTTCAGCCTGACCAGATGCAGCCGGCCTTGCGGGGAGTGGTGCAGGCCGTGCTGCCTCAGGCCAGCGCGACCGGGGCGCTGCAAATCTGGATCGAGGGCCCACAAATCAATCGCCTGCTGCGGCCCGACCAGACGGTTGCCGGAACTGTCACTATTGCGACCGGGACGCAAGCCCTCGCGGTTCCGCAATCGGCGATCATCTACGATGCAGAAGAAAATCCCCTGATTTTCGTGCAGAAAAACCAAACGTTTGTGCCGCAGTATGTTCAGCTGGGCCAGGTGCAAAATGGCTGGGTGGAGGTTCTCTCCGGCCTGAGCGCAGACCAGACCCTGGTCACAGAAGGGGGCTACGAACTCTTTTATCGCCAGTTCAATAAACAGTTCAAGGTCGCGGATTAA
- a CDS encoding efflux RND transporter permease subunit yields MQKFLKLTIANPLAVILLVMIAVWGGAFALLHLPVGLFPGLDVPVVNVITHYPGAAAEDVELLVTRPIEDRIRAISGVRRVASTSIEGVSQVTAEFDWGLRLTDARQLIQAELAPLQRELPGDVRPRLENIGTTLQEVAGYVVSGGGNPSELRTTVRSTLVSRLMSVAGVAHVEVLGGDEPAYIVQLRPEALSRHHLTLSAVSAALSRYNQVAATDFIERGAREYFIRGDSRLQTAADILAVPVVADGVNSIFLRDIARVKSGRVPRHYRVHGNGLPAVAFLVSKQTQASTIGVVQGVDRELQSLKSLLPPGAKIRKFYDQADIVSEARDALFHDLILGALLAVAVLFFFMGPLRATLIVTATIPITLLATLAVMQLFGQTLNVITLSALTLAVGMVVDDAIVVAESVMRHLQSGAGRQAASLAGAAEIAGPDISGTLTTVAAFAPLLFLGGIAGLFVRPFGLVVSVALLASLVVSLTLVPMLFGQIDCVGRHRALGSRLLDGLDRGLQKTLRCAFAHRGLVLLLGGLSLGLGGLAAWLGPVSVLPPIDEGAILIEYVMPPGTSLSESDRVGNILEQQALAQPDVETVYRRTGSPEGGFQIEGVNRGELTLKLSPRKVRSRTVAQIIARLRSAYAQIPGVAFLYHQPTQEKMDESLSGLPALFGVTIYGRDNNRLVTLAGQAEEIMAKDSALANIINNTKIKSPQIIFRPDPLELARYGLAPGDVFATIQASRSGLLATTILRQRQQVQVLLKNDAPPDMTLDLLEGLAINTAKGPVPLRQLAKVEMTHLPAAVTRLNGQREVTLLAEVDGSIPAAVERLRQKFSAISLPEGYSITFTGQYQVLTQTIRDFLLVGLAAMMLVYLILTMQFHSWRQPLIILVTIPVALVGAIVLLAITQVGLDVSVGMGVLTLVGIAVNNAIVLLDYTNRQVAAGQDLTDALLAAASVRLRPILMTATTTICALIPVALNPAVGSRIFQPFAITVIGGLLSATFATLILVPVLRTFRQQGE; encoded by the coding sequence ATGCAGAAATTTCTGAAACTGACCATCGCCAATCCGCTTGCGGTCATACTGCTGGTGATGATCGCGGTCTGGGGTGGGGCCTTCGCCCTGCTGCACCTGCCGGTGGGTCTGTTTCCCGGTCTGGATGTGCCGGTGGTCAACGTAATTACCCATTATCCCGGCGCCGCCGCGGAAGACGTGGAACTGCTCGTTACGCGCCCGATCGAGGATCGGATCCGCGCTATTTCCGGGGTTCGGCGCGTCGCCTCTACTTCCATCGAGGGGGTCTCTCAGGTCACAGCCGAATTTGATTGGGGCCTGCGGCTGACCGATGCGCGCCAGCTGATCCAGGCTGAACTGGCACCTCTTCAACGCGAGTTGCCCGGCGACGTCAGACCTCGACTGGAGAATATCGGCACGACCCTGCAAGAGGTCGCGGGTTATGTAGTTTCCGGCGGCGGGAACCCGAGTGAGCTGCGTACAACGGTGCGCAGCACGCTGGTCAGCCGCCTGATGAGTGTCGCCGGGGTCGCTCACGTCGAGGTTCTGGGCGGCGACGAACCGGCCTATATCGTCCAGCTCAGGCCGGAGGCCTTATCCCGCCATCACCTGACGCTCAGCGCCGTTTCTGCCGCCCTGAGCAGATACAACCAGGTGGCCGCGACCGACTTTATCGAGCGCGGGGCGCGCGAATATTTTATCCGCGGCGATAGCCGCTTACAGACGGCAGCGGATATCCTGGCGGTGCCGGTGGTTGCCGACGGCGTCAACTCGATCTTTTTGCGAGATATTGCCCGGGTGAAAAGCGGACGGGTGCCCAGGCACTACCGGGTACATGGTAATGGCCTGCCCGCAGTGGCATTTCTCGTCAGCAAGCAAACCCAGGCCAGCACGATTGGCGTCGTTCAGGGCGTCGACCGCGAGCTGCAAAGCCTCAAATCGCTCCTCCCGCCCGGGGCAAAAATCCGCAAATTCTATGATCAGGCCGACATTGTCAGCGAAGCCCGAGACGCACTCTTTCACGATCTGATCCTGGGCGCTTTGCTGGCGGTGGCGGTGCTGTTTTTCTTTATGGGCCCCCTGCGCGCGACCCTGATCGTGACCGCGACCATCCCGATCACCCTGCTGGCGACCCTGGCGGTGATGCAGCTGTTCGGCCAGACCCTCAATGTGATCACCCTTTCGGCCCTGACCCTGGCGGTCGGGATGGTGGTCGACGATGCGATCGTGGTGGCCGAAAGCGTGATGCGCCATCTGCAGTCGGGAGCAGGGCGGCAGGCCGCCAGCCTGGCCGGAGCGGCAGAGATTGCGGGGCCGGATATCTCCGGCACCCTGACCACGGTAGCGGCCTTTGCGCCCCTGCTGTTCCTGGGCGGCATCGCCGGCCTTTTCGTGCGTCCTTTCGGCCTGGTCGTCAGCGTCGCGCTGCTGGCTTCCCTCGTCGTTTCCCTGACCCTGGTGCCGATGCTGTTCGGCCAGATTGACTGCGTCGGTCGCCACCGCGCCCTGGGTTCGCGACTTCTGGATGGTCTGGACCGGGGGCTGCAGAAGACGCTGCGCTGCGCCTTTGCCCACCGCGGTCTGGTGCTGCTGCTGGGGGGATTGAGTCTGGGGCTGGGTGGGCTTGCCGCCTGGCTGGGACCGGTCAGTGTTCTGCCGCCGATCGACGAGGGTGCGATCCTCATCGAATACGTCATGCCGCCGGGGACCTCCCTGAGCGAGAGCGACCGGGTCGGCAATATTCTTGAACAACAGGCCCTGGCACAACCGGATGTCGAGACCGTCTATCGCCGCACCGGGTCACCTGAAGGCGGGTTTCAAATCGAGGGGGTCAATCGCGGCGAACTTACGCTCAAGCTCAGTCCACGCAAGGTCCGCAGCCGGACAGTGGCTCAGATCATTGCGCGCCTGCGCAGCGCATACGCCCAGATTCCCGGCGTAGCCTTTCTGTATCACCAGCCGACCCAGGAAAAAATGGACGAAAGTCTTTCAGGTTTGCCCGCCCTGTTCGGGGTAACAATCTATGGCAGGGATAACAACAGACTTGTCACCCTCGCGGGTCAAGCCGAAGAGATCATGGCCAAAGACTCGGCGCTGGCCAACATCATCAACAACACCAAGATCAAGAGTCCCCAGATCATCTTCCGGCCTGACCCGCTCGAACTGGCCCGCTACGGCCTCGCGCCCGGCGATGTTTTCGCGACGATTCAGGCCAGTCGCTCAGGGCTCCTGGCGACAACCATCCTGCGCCAGAGACAACAGGTGCAGGTTTTGCTCAAGAATGATGCGCCGCCCGACATGACCCTCGATCTGCTCGAGGGGCTGGCGATTAACACCGCTAAGGGTCCGGTACCGCTGCGACAGCTGGCCAAGGTTGAAATGACCCATCTGCCCGCCGCCGTGACCCGCCTCAATGGCCAACGCGAAGTCACGCTGCTGGCCGAGGTCGATGGCAGCATCCCTGCGGCGGTGGAGCGGCTGCGCCAGAAGTTCTCAGCTATCAGCCTCCCTGAGGGCTATAGCATTACCTTTACCGGTCAGTACCAGGTGCTCACTCAAACAATCCGGGACTTTCTGCTGGTCGGGCTGGCGGCCATGATGCTGGTCTATCTGATCCTGACCATGCAGTTTCACTCCTGGCGTCAGCCGTTGATCATTCTGGTGACCATCCCGGTGGCCCTGGTGGGTGCAATCGTACTGTTGGCCATCACCCAGGTCGGCCTCGACGTCTCGGTCGGCATGGGGGTTCTGACCCTGGTTGGCATCGCGGTCAATAACGCGATCGTCCTTCTCGACTACACCAACCGGCAGGTCGCCGCTGGTCAGGACCTGACCGATGCCCTGCTGGCTGCCGCCTCGGTCCGCCTGCGCCCCATCCTGATGACGGCGACGACCACAATCTGCGCCCTGATACCAGTCGCTCTCAACCCGGCGGTCGGCTCACGGATCTTTCAACCCTTCGCGATCACCGTTATCGGCGGGCTGCTTTCAGCGACCTTCGCCACCCTGATTCTGGTCCCGGTGCTCAGAACCTTTCGCCAGCAGGGGGAGTAA
- a CDS encoding MFS transporter, whose protein sequence is MSTESETPLPARRALPTTVWALGLVSMFMDVSSEIVHSLLPVFLVSILGASVQTVGLIEGVAEGTALIVKVFSGTLSDWLGKRKILALCGYGLGAFSKPLFAMAPSIGLVFGARFVDRIGKGVRGAPRDALVADVTPPAQRGAAFGLRQSLDSVGAFAGPLLAIGLMLLTGDNFRRVFWIAFIPGLMAVLILFFWVKEPASNSEKRFSFPFRRHSLARLGSGYWLVVVIGALFTLARFSEAFLLLRAEDLGLRAGLIPLVLVVMNIAYSLTAYPVGKLSDRIGRKGLMATGLLVLIAADLLLAGAANLWWVYAGAGLWGLHLGLTQGLLSALVADAATPELRGTAFGIFGLVSGIAILFASLLAGGLWQHFGAATTFYGGASIAAVALAGFTWAWKQRSPPRIKST, encoded by the coding sequence ATGTCGACTGAGTCTGAAACACCACTGCCTGCCAGGCGCGCGCTTCCGACAACCGTCTGGGCGCTCGGTCTGGTCAGCATGTTCATGGATGTCTCGTCCGAGATCGTCCACAGCCTGCTGCCGGTGTTTCTGGTCAGTATTCTCGGCGCCAGTGTCCAGACCGTCGGCTTGATTGAGGGGGTGGCCGAGGGCACTGCACTGATCGTGAAGGTTTTTTCCGGGACCTTAAGCGACTGGCTCGGCAAGCGCAAGATTCTGGCTCTGTGCGGCTATGGGCTGGGCGCCTTCAGCAAACCCTTGTTTGCCATGGCGCCCAGTATCGGGCTGGTGTTCGGTGCGCGTTTCGTTGATCGCATCGGCAAGGGGGTGCGTGGTGCGCCGCGCGATGCGCTGGTCGCTGATGTCACCCCACCTGCACAGCGCGGTGCCGCTTTTGGCCTGCGTCAGTCCCTCGACAGCGTCGGCGCCTTCGCCGGACCGCTGCTCGCTATCGGCCTGATGCTGCTGACCGGCGACAACTTTCGCCGGGTCTTCTGGATCGCTTTTATTCCGGGGCTGATGGCGGTTTTGATCCTGTTTTTCTGGGTCAAGGAACCGGCATCAAACAGCGAAAAACGCTTCAGCTTTCCTTTTCGGCGTCATAGCCTGGCGCGCCTCGGTTCCGGCTATTGGTTAGTGGTGGTGATCGGCGCGCTCTTTACCCTGGCTCGCTTCAGCGAGGCCTTTTTGCTGCTGCGCGCCGAAGATCTGGGCTTGCGCGCCGGCCTGATTCCGCTGGTGCTGGTGGTCATGAACATCGCTTACAGCCTGACCGCCTACCCGGTGGGCAAGCTTTCGGACCGCATCGGACGTAAGGGGTTGATGGCCACGGGTTTGTTGGTCTTGATTGCCGCCGACCTGTTGCTGGCCGGAGCGGCGAATCTGTGGTGGGTCTATGCCGGTGCGGGATTGTGGGGGCTGCATCTGGGCCTGACCCAGGGCCTGCTCTCGGCTCTGGTGGCCGACGCCGCAACGCCGGAGTTACGCGGTACCGCCTTCGGGATCTTCGGTCTGGTCAGCGGCATCGCCATCCTGTTCGCCAGCCTGCTTGCCGGTGGTCTCTGGCAGCATTTCGGGGCCGCGACCACCTTTTACGGCGGGGCGTCAATCGCGGCCGTGGCCCTGGCCGGTTTTACCTGGGCCTGGAAACAAAGATCCCCGCCACGAATTAAAAGCACCTGA